A single Arachidicoccus sp. BS20 DNA region contains:
- a CDS encoding ComF family protein: MPLFRDLLDMIYPRYCVGCDALLENEEVLCVECMDELPYTDFFQTDDNPVKEIFFGRIKVEHAGSLLFYEKDSLVQRLIFDLKYKSNKNAGTLLGALLANNLRHLDWLKEIDMILPLPLHKKREQQRGYNQAIIIGEQLSEELEIPMNTKVLERTVHTETQTHKTRELRWQSMQHIFKTKDNNILQGKHVLLIDDVLTTGATLEVCGSEILKVQDTKLSIATAAYAIE; encoded by the coding sequence ATGCCCCTTTTCCGCGACCTGCTCGATATGATTTATCCGCGTTATTGCGTGGGCTGCGATGCATTGCTGGAAAATGAAGAAGTGCTTTGCGTAGAATGCATGGATGAATTACCCTACACAGATTTTTTCCAAACGGATGATAATCCTGTAAAAGAAATTTTCTTCGGAAGAATAAAGGTCGAACACGCGGGAAGTTTACTGTTTTATGAAAAAGATTCCTTAGTACAGCGGTTGATTTTTGATTTGAAATATAAAAGCAATAAAAACGCCGGAACGCTGCTGGGCGCTTTGTTGGCAAATAATCTTCGACATTTAGACTGGCTCAAAGAAATTGACATGATTCTGCCTTTGCCGTTGCACAAAAAACGCGAGCAGCAGCGCGGATACAACCAGGCAATTATAATAGGCGAGCAACTGTCGGAAGAATTAGAAATTCCGATGAACACAAAAGTGCTTGAACGTACTGTTCACACCGAAACACAAACACATAAAACACGCGAACTGCGTTGGCAATCGATGCAGCATATTTTTAAGACCAAAGATAATAATATTTTACAGGGAAAACACGTTTTACTAATCGATGATGTTTTGACAACCGGTGCAACACTTGAAGTTTGCGGCAGCGAAATTTTGAAAGTACAAGATACAAAGCTGAGTATCGCAACTGCGGCGTATGCAATTGAATAA
- a CDS encoding glutathione peroxidase: MHGHKKSIYDFKIESLDGGKIDFSKFKGKYILVVNTASHCGFTPQYKGLEQLYKDYGNKLVIVGFPSADFADQEFHDNDSISAFCQKNYGVTFPLTTRVDVKGKNITPVFAYLTQKSENGVLDATISWNFNKFLIDPKGNLLQHFDSKVTPESDEIVHYLK; this comes from the coding sequence ATGCACGGACACAAAAAATCGATTTACGATTTTAAAATTGAATCGCTCGATGGCGGAAAAATTGATTTTTCAAAGTTTAAAGGCAAGTATATTTTGGTGGTAAACACTGCATCGCATTGCGGTTTTACGCCGCAGTACAAAGGCTTGGAACAGTTGTATAAAGATTATGGAAACAAGCTCGTGATTGTAGGTTTTCCATCCGCAGATTTTGCCGACCAGGAGTTTCACGATAACGATTCCATCAGCGCTTTTTGTCAGAAAAATTACGGCGTTACTTTCCCTTTGACCACGCGCGTTGATGTGAAAGGAAAAAACATTACGCCTGTGTTTGCATACTTGACACAGAAGTCTGAAAACGGTGTTTTAGATGCAACCATCAGTTGGAACTTCAACAAATTTTTGATTGACCCGAAAGGCAATTTGTTGCAGCATTTCGATTCAAAAGTTACACCTGAAAGCGATGAGATTGTACATTATTTGAAATGA
- a CDS encoding ribonuclease H-like YkuK family protein, which produces MQQWRKFNGEIIPRPIEEEIKQALMKERDAGNKMRVCIGTDSQVKNRRVEFATVIVFVREGKGGFMYIRNETVQRKMPVKQRMLEEVQRSIDAAYSLCQLFIAFNVEMEIHADINTNPNFKSNTALKEAMGYIWGMGFAFKAKPHAFASSSCADKMVH; this is translated from the coding sequence ATGCAACAATGGAGAAAATTCAACGGCGAAATTATTCCTCGACCGATTGAAGAAGAAATAAAACAAGCGTTGATGAAAGAACGCGATGCAGGCAACAAAATGCGTGTGTGCATTGGCACGGACAGCCAGGTAAAAAACAGGCGTGTGGAATTTGCTACCGTAATTGTTTTTGTGCGCGAAGGCAAAGGCGGTTTTATGTACATCCGCAACGAAACCGTGCAACGCAAAATGCCTGTAAAACAACGTATGCTGGAAGAGGTGCAACGCAGCATTGACGCTGCTTACAGCTTGTGCCAGCTGTTTATTGCTTTTAATGTAGAAATGGAGATTCATGCAGATATTAATACCAATCCGAACTTTAAAAGCAACACCGCATTAAAAGAAGCAATGGGTTATATTTGGGGAATGGGTTTTGCTTTCAAAGCCAAGCCGCACGCTTTTGCCAGTTCAAGTTGCGCCGATAAAATGGTGCATTAA
- a CDS encoding serine hydrolase domain-containing protein: MNRILIYISYMALLITSCSNKDDTLKPPAGSTGKYDFSSVDQYLVDNLPAYNNHVAVLVMQDGQLIYKQQLGLRADRKLPIASASKWLSGAVIMSLVDEGKLSLDDTVGKYLPIFTQYHKGNITIRQLFSHTAGFEGDIGADDLSSKYEYRKDLSLEQVVDSIAVYEPLINAPGAAFNYGSTSMQIGGRIAEIVSGKSWQELFNEKIGIPCDMQADYRKMSTENPLLAGGVATTANDYIHFLEMIVNKGMYNNNRVLSENAVNLMEQDETHGAEIQTTPYPSNPLTSPQVSPVRYGIGNWMDVLDSAGNVVETSSPGLFGTHPWQDSKHHIAGIIFTFTTPKKSNAVSLEIRKMIRDIVDKNE; the protein is encoded by the coding sequence ATGAATAGGATACTTATTTACATCTCTTATATGGCTTTATTGATAACCTCTTGTAGCAATAAAGATGACACACTTAAACCGCCCGCAGGCTCAACAGGAAAGTATGATTTTTCTTCCGTTGACCAATATCTTGTCGATAATTTACCTGCATACAATAATCATGTTGCCGTGCTTGTAATGCAGGACGGACAATTAATTTATAAGCAGCAGTTAGGATTGAGGGCGGACAGAAAACTGCCTATTGCATCAGCCTCAAAATGGTTGTCGGGGGCAGTCATCATGTCGCTGGTGGATGAAGGAAAATTATCATTGGATGATACCGTGGGCAAATATCTGCCCATATTCACACAATACCATAAAGGCAACATTACTATACGCCAGTTGTTTTCGCATACTGCCGGCTTTGAAGGAGACATCGGCGCAGACGATTTATCATCAAAATATGAATACCGAAAAGACCTCTCACTCGAACAAGTTGTGGATTCTATCGCAGTGTATGAACCATTAATAAATGCGCCCGGAGCTGCCTTTAATTACGGAAGCACGAGTATGCAAATTGGCGGACGAATAGCAGAAATTGTATCGGGAAAATCGTGGCAGGAATTGTTCAATGAAAAAATAGGCATTCCTTGCGACATGCAGGCGGACTATAGAAAAATGAGTACGGAAAATCCCTTGCTGGCAGGCGGTGTAGCCACAACTGCAAACGATTATATCCATTTTCTTGAAATGATAGTCAATAAAGGAATGTATAACAACAATCGCGTATTAAGCGAAAATGCCGTCAATCTGATGGAGCAGGACGAAACGCACGGCGCGGAAATACAGACAACGCCTTATCCTTCCAATCCGCTGACTTCGCCGCAGGTATCGCCGGTAAGGTATGGTATCGGCAACTGGATGGATGTTCTGGACAGCGCGGGAAATGTAGTGGAAACCAGCAGTCCGGGATTGTTCGGCACGCATCCCTGGCAAGACTCAAAACATCATATCGCGGGTATTATTTTTACATTTACCACTCCTAAGAAGAGTAATGCCGTGAGTTTGGAGATAAGAAAAATGATAAGAGATATTGTGGATAAAAATGAGTAG
- a CDS encoding sterol desaturase family protein: MERHSHKFIIYGFLLLLITAEIIWSWRKDKKAYGIKDTFANLFIFAGFQLSKYVFAGYQLFVLSIASRHSVFRIENNIGSFIGCFVLADFIYYWFHRVSHVWKPMWAFHLIHHSSPYMNLSVSYRLNWFSALISPVFFLPLAFIGFSPEFIAGSYALNLVYQFFMHTELIGKLGKIEGIIDTPSAHRVHHGSNPIYIDKNFGGVLMIWDRIFKTYQPETEKPRYGITTGFISNNPFVLVFKGFADLFRGKMKYKG; the protein is encoded by the coding sequence GTGGAAAGGCATTCTCACAAATTTATCATTTACGGTTTTCTTTTATTATTGATTACGGCTGAAATTATCTGGAGCTGGCGTAAGGATAAAAAGGCTTACGGCATTAAAGACACTTTTGCCAATCTCTTTATTTTCGCGGGTTTCCAGTTGTCGAAGTATGTGTTTGCAGGCTACCAGCTTTTTGTATTGAGTATTGCATCCCGTCATTCGGTTTTTCGTATTGAAAATAATATTGGGTCGTTCATTGGTTGTTTCGTCCTTGCCGATTTTATCTATTACTGGTTTCATCGCGTTTCGCACGTATGGAAACCGATGTGGGCGTTTCATCTTATTCATCACAGCAGTCCGTATATGAATCTGAGCGTATCTTATCGCTTGAATTGGTTCAGCGCATTGATAAGTCCGGTGTTCTTTCTGCCGTTGGCATTCATCGGATTTTCACCGGAATTTATTGCAGGAAGTTATGCGTTGAACTTGGTGTATCAGTTCTTCATGCACACAGAATTGATTGGTAAACTTGGGAAAATAGAAGGCATTATTGATACGCCTTCCGCTCACAGAGTTCATCACGGCAGCAATCCTATTTATATAGATAAAAACTTTGGCGGTGTGCTGATGATTTGGGACAGGATTTTTAAAACCTATCAGCCCGAAACCGAAAAGCCTCGTTATGGCATTACCACAGGCTTCATCAGCAACAATCCTTTTGTGCTTGTGTTCAAGGGCTTTGCAGATTTATTCAGAGGGAAAATGAAATACAAAGGATAG
- a CDS encoding LytR/AlgR family response regulator transcription factor, translating into MIRIVIVEDEPAIARNLHFMLNEIEKVQLLETIANTEFGAKWFEENTGNYDLVFMDIRLSDGLSFDIFNKTKITAPVIFVTAYDEYALAAFKSNGIDYILKPFDKKDLQVALNKFKTLTKFDASQGNENISHLLKELKQTQYKQSFLVHYREKLIPVATNDIAYFYTTNEVTHAVLHDKRKLIVDFTLEELQQQLNPQNFFRANRQYIVQRSAIKEVEFYFNGRLLLVINPSPEEKVLVSKARASEFKEWMNQ; encoded by the coding sequence ATGATACGCATTGTAATTGTTGAAGACGAGCCTGCGATTGCACGCAACTTACATTTCATGCTGAATGAAATCGAAAAAGTGCAATTGCTGGAAACTATTGCCAATACTGAGTTTGGGGCGAAATGGTTTGAAGAAAACACCGGAAATTACGATTTGGTTTTTATGGACATTCGTTTGAGTGACGGCTTGTCTTTCGATATTTTTAATAAAACAAAAATTACTGCGCCGGTCATTTTTGTAACGGCTTACGACGAATACGCACTTGCCGCTTTTAAAAGCAACGGTATCGATTATATTCTTAAACCTTTTGATAAAAAAGATTTGCAAGTGGCTTTAAACAAGTTCAAAACGCTTACAAAATTTGATGCTTCGCAGGGAAACGAAAATATTAGTCACTTGCTGAAAGAGTTAAAACAAACGCAATACAAGCAATCTTTTCTGGTGCATTACAGGGAAAAATTAATTCCGGTTGCGACCAATGATATTGCCTATTTCTACACGACCAATGAAGTAACGCACGCTGTGCTGCACGACAAGCGCAAACTGATTGTGGACTTCACATTGGAAGAATTGCAACAGCAGTTAAACCCGCAAAATTTCTTCCGTGCCAACAGGCAATACATTGTTCAAAGAAGCGCGATTAAAGAAGTAGAATTTTATTTCAACGGAAGATTGTTGCTGGTTATCAATCCTTCGCCCGAAGAAAAAGTTTTGGTCAGCAAAGCCCGCGCATCGGAATTTAAGGAGTGGATGAATCAATAA
- a CDS encoding sensor histidine kinase, which produces MKQPLTLKVIVYSALFITAVMCLPQLLRQQSNSLRSILIPFNWNEWVVRLIVEFGFCMSIFYANKKYIHSFKSNLALFKNGALLLSNIGLLLLFTFIGGGISRLFVHSKFFWFNGYLFRLTITLFFILVELKIISALYYAAQKEKENEQLRNINTQMELEILKQQINPHFLFNTLSSLSAVIRENPAKAQDFVSHLSKIFRYSLSNKNQHLVTLGEELEKLNSYIELTTMRMENSFRLINNIPKNFYNKQLPQTSLLPLIENALKHNIATNEKPLLVTMSVGNDELIIANNLQPKAFPESGTGIGLTNLNERFRILLHEEITIIKTDTFFTVKLPLKK; this is translated from the coding sequence ATGAAGCAGCCTTTGACTTTAAAAGTAATTGTGTACAGCGCGCTCTTTATCACGGCTGTCATGTGTTTACCGCAATTGCTGCGGCAGCAAAGCAATAGCCTGCGCAGCATTTTAATTCCTTTTAATTGGAACGAATGGGTAGTGCGATTGATTGTTGAATTTGGCTTTTGTATGAGTATTTTTTACGCCAATAAAAAATATATTCATTCCTTTAAAAGCAATCTTGCACTCTTTAAAAACGGTGCTCTCTTGCTTAGCAACATCGGGCTTTTATTGCTGTTTACGTTTATTGGCGGCGGCATCAGCCGCTTGTTTGTACATAGTAAATTCTTTTGGTTCAACGGTTATTTGTTTCGCCTTACAATTACCTTGTTTTTTATTCTTGTTGAATTAAAAATCATTTCAGCTTTATATTATGCTGCACAGAAAGAGAAAGAAAATGAACAACTGCGCAACATCAATACGCAGATGGAACTGGAGATTTTGAAACAGCAAATCAACCCGCATTTTTTGTTTAACACATTAAGCAGTTTGTCGGCTGTAATACGCGAAAATCCTGCAAAAGCACAGGATTTTGTTTCGCATTTATCAAAGATTTTCCGTTACTCTTTAAGTAATAAAAATCAGCATTTGGTAACGCTTGGAGAAGAATTGGAAAAACTAAATTCATACATTGAACTGACGACTATGCGCATGGAAAATTCTTTCCGGCTAATCAATAATATCCCGAAAAATTTTTACAACAAACAATTGCCGCAAACAAGTTTACTGCCTTTAATTGAAAACGCTTTAAAGCACAACATTGCGACCAACGAAAAACCTTTGCTCGTAACCATGAGTGTGGGTAATGATGAATTAATTATTGCCAACAATCTTCAACCGAAAGCGTTTCCGGAAAGCGGCACGGGCATTGGCTTGACAAATTTGAACGAACGCTTCCGCATATTGTTGCACGAAGAAATTACCATTATAAAAACAGATACATTTTTTACTGTAAAACTTCCGTTGAAAAAATGA
- a CDS encoding succinate dehydrogenase cytochrome b subunit, giving the protein MSFKQVFISPVGRKITMGLTGIFLILFLIVHVGLNLCVFGGEDMFNSAAHFMGGFWVPRVLEIGLFVFLLTHIVQGLMLEMSNRAKRGVGYRVNYGNRGSKWYSRSMGLLGTIILLFLILHLSDFWFPNRIHQHFLLDGEINLYEKMQDTFSNLVVVIAYIIGCIALAYHLLHGFQSAFRSIGVYNKKWLALLKCIGTGFSIIVPLLFALIPVSFYLGWI; this is encoded by the coding sequence ATGAGTTTCAAGCAAGTCTTTATCTCGCCTGTCGGCAGAAAAATTACGATGGGTCTTACCGGAATTTTCTTAATTCTTTTTTTAATTGTACACGTTGGTTTGAATTTATGCGTTTTTGGCGGGGAAGATATGTTCAATTCCGCTGCGCATTTTATGGGTGGATTTTGGGTGCCGCGCGTGTTGGAAATCGGATTGTTCGTTTTTCTTTTAACACATATTGTTCAAGGGTTGATGTTGGAAATGAGCAATCGTGCAAAACGCGGTGTTGGTTACCGGGTAAATTACGGCAATCGCGGCAGCAAATGGTACAGCCGCAGTATGGGTTTGCTGGGGACAATTATCTTGTTGTTCCTGATTTTACACTTGTCGGATTTTTGGTTTCCCAATCGTATTCATCAGCATTTTTTATTGGACGGCGAAATTAACCTGTACGAAAAAATGCAAGATACTTTTAGTAATCTCGTAGTTGTTATAGCGTATATTATCGGATGTATTGCTTTGGCGTATCATTTGCTGCACGGCTTTCAAAGCGCGTTTCGTTCAATCGGTGTTTACAATAAAAAATGGCTCGCTTTGTTGAAGTGCATCGGGACAGGGTTTTCTATAATTGTTCCGTTGTTATTTGCTTTGATACCGGTAAGTTTTTATCTCGGCTGGATATAA
- a CDS encoding four helix bundle protein, protein MMRNDKENVIVEKTINFSLSIIKYCEVLEQDRKYVIAKQLLRSATSIGANVLKRKMQKVKMTSFIR, encoded by the coding sequence ATGATGAGAAACGATAAAGAAAATGTGATTGTTGAGAAGACTATTAATTTTTCTCTTTCAATCATCAAATATTGCGAAGTTCTTGAACAAGACAGAAAATATGTAATTGCAAAACAGCTTTTGCGTTCCGCAACTTCAATCGGCGCCAATGTTTTGAAGCGCAAAATGCAGAAAGTAAAAATGACTTCATTCATAAGATGA
- a CDS encoding four helix bundle protein has protein sequence MKIAAKEASETLYWLILCERSESYKFDKQLRNDLEEITRILSKSIASSKTGIKNFLWFLGFAFSNLQIFKLIH, from the coding sequence ATGAAGATTGCGGCAAAAGAAGCAAGCGAAACATTGTATTGGTTGATTTTGTGTGAAAGGAGTGAGTCGTACAAATTTGATAAGCAACTTAGAAATGATTTAGAAGAAATCACAAGAATACTTTCTAAAAGTATTGCTTCATCAAAAACGGGAATTAAAAATTTTCTCTGGTTTCTTGGCTTTGCATTTTCAAATCTTCAAATCTTCAAATTGATTCATTGA